The Ciceribacter thiooxidans genome window below encodes:
- a CDS encoding type III secretion protein, with the protein MFAITLFAATCPANAGVPGWFDSRYSYVLIDQDVRDALQEFGRNLSVPVLLSDKIRGQVRGDVRADTAGGFLDKLTRANGLVWYFDGSVLHVNTNDEVSTQIINIGRANGDAVIAEIHRLDLMDDRFSVRATANAPVLRVSGPPPFIAMVKQVAASVQPSPSARMDDPRVRIFRGGQHEEVADDLTDKAATTTANARTNQTAAGEQ; encoded by the coding sequence ATGTTTGCCATCACACTGTTTGCGGCGACGTGCCCGGCCAACGCCGGAGTCCCGGGCTGGTTCGACAGCCGGTACAGCTATGTCCTGATCGACCAGGACGTTCGCGACGCGCTGCAGGAGTTCGGCCGGAACCTCTCCGTTCCGGTGCTTCTGTCGGACAAGATTCGCGGCCAGGTGCGCGGCGACGTCCGCGCCGACACAGCGGGCGGGTTTCTCGACAAGCTGACACGGGCGAACGGTCTCGTCTGGTATTTCGACGGCTCGGTCCTCCACGTAAACACGAATGATGAAGTCTCGACGCAGATCATCAACATCGGCAGGGCGAACGGCGACGCCGTGATCGCCGAGATCCACCGGCTCGACCTCATGGACGACCGCTTTTCCGTGCGCGCCACGGCGAACGCGCCGGTGCTTCGGGTATCCGGCCCTCCCCCTTTCATTGCCATGGTCAAGCAGGTGGCCGCCTCTGTCCAGCCGTCCCCGAGTGCTCGGATGGACGACCCGCGCGTGCGCATTTTCCGTGGCGGCCAACACGAGGAGGTCGCCGACGACCTGACCGACAAGGCGGCGACGACGACCGCCAACGCCCGGACAAACCAAACAGCAGCAGGAGAGCAGTAG